TGTTGAGGCTCTTGAACGCTGTGGTATGTGTATTATcaaatgttaaagaaaacatttaaaaatgagtaTACCACGATGTTGATTTTCTAAAGGATAATAAAagaaagacaattaaataataacGCATTGAAAACAGTTCTTGCGACGGCTGCAATGTATACTTTATACACCGCTCCACGGTAGTTTGATGCTGTTCTCAAGAGGTTTAAAGAAAGATAATTATACAAATTTGTattgttcatattatatatagCACATTTCGAACCTATGacattaagataaatttattgtaccataaaaatactttataaaatagGCCACAGTTGTATATCTGTCGTGCAAATTCTGTCACTAttcccttttttctttttcattaataagatcctgaatttctttaactttaagtaaaatgcaattaaatacatttgtttcagGATATGAGTATGTTATTAAGTGTCTTAAAGGCCAACTTGTTAAGGATAACTCATGCCAAAAAGAGTTCTTGAAAATAATGAGTGTGGTCATTAGAAAATATATCACTCCAACGGAGCTTACACCTTTTCTATGGGCTCATGGAGTGATAAATGATGAGGACAAGCAAAGAATTGAATGCCAGCAAACTGCGCATGGAGAGATTCAAGCGGCGGATATGTTGTTGGAAATAATTCCAACAAAGATTGAAAACTGGTACAGACTTTTTGTAGATTCACTGCTAGCTGCAAAATTGACAGATGTTGCAAAATTATTGGATATTCCTGAAATAATGGATATACCTACAGGTAAATTATTGATGATAagattgattattattttataatataaatatatttcgccATTTTTCATTAGCCGAGCGGCTGTCAAGTGATAAACCATAATAATTGAAATTCTCTGGCAGAagtgatattttgtaaacagaCATGCGAATCTAACATGACGTGACAATGAAAGCGTTGATAAATACATGACCGGAGTTATAAGTAACGTTAGAGACGTCATTTATAAGCGTAGCCTTTCTTGACATACTGcatttaatatgataataacTAAAAGCATGTAAATGAACATTAATAgattgatgataattatgtaaacCCCATTTATTAGACGACATTTCTTTGGTTCGTAAATTTGGATATTAATATTGTCATCCGTCAATCACTGTTTAATGTGTAAAAGTTGActatttttaagtttataacTTTTGAGCTTTTCGATAAaatcactttttttaaaaaaaagaatggtCATTCTATCATTCTAGCCGGACAGAAATCTTCACCTGGCAAAACCGAATTGGCTTTATCAAAGTCCGTTCCAGAAAACAGATGTGCAAATCCAGAAAAACGTAAGTATGCAATGcgttatgtttgtatttagaACACCTTATAGCAATACTTTGAAAACCACATCAAATCGTAGTTATCTTAAACATCAGTTCGATCTTTAACAATACCAGACATTACCTCATACGTTTGATAATTATATAGTATATTTGATGGTTTCATTGAACATTTAGGCTAATGAATAAATAAAGCCGTTTCGATATCGGATTCctatatatttttgaagaacACAGATCAGGATTGAAAGCAACATTTGGTTCGATATCTTTAGATCAGTAATTAAATACTATTCGGTTAAATTTTCTATGCTTttggaaataataattttatatggaATGTTGCGGCTAAAATCGAAAAATACTGGTATATCAAAAACAGTATAAAAGAGGTTGTTATTCTTACTCTGTTATCCACCCTCTTTTTATTTCATCAGCTATACAAGCATTGGAAAATCTATCCACAATAGTGTACTTTCCGGAAGGTACAAACGACGATGACGAAGTTTATAAACAAGGAAGACTATCCAACCTGCAACTATTCGAAACATATGAGGAGCAATATGAAGATACAAATGGTACGACAATGATTGTTTCCGGTTCGTTCTGTTACACACACAACAATTCGTTCACGATAACGTTTATGGTCTTGCTGATGAAGGATTTTGATGTGGAAAAAAACGTAGCTAGTTACGACATTGGTTCATTGGCACAAAAGAAAGCATTGGTGTTTAGATTATTTTACGCTTTAGTCCGTTCATGAAACACattcattaacaaaacaattgtgtaCTGCAAAGGTTTGCattgaatgaatgttttttgttttctcaAGGTAAACACTCCTCAGGCCCTAAAAGGGAAGTCCAACTAATACATTTTGAGAATAAGGGGACTTTTAATGGTTTACAGAAAGAAAGCTATAGTTTCAAAACACTGCGATAAGCTTGTCActgtgttttcattgtattattattattatcatcatcatcatcatcatcatcattattattattattaatttcgaTTCGGTTTTAAgtacaaatcaataaattaaccaagtaaatattttgtgaaaacacTACTAAGATATATTTGCGCTTGGGAACAATACATTCAAAGTAGAGTTAATGAGCAAAACTTTCGCTTAGAAATGGGAAGGAATATTTTCAACCGAAAGGCTCTTTATACATGTTCTGTTCACTCTTGTGACGCGGTATTTAGGGTACAAGGTTGGTatgttaaattataataaataataaatacttaagTAACCTCCAATATTTGACTGTCAATACTTGCAGAATGAAAATTAAAAGAAGATGAATACGATGTGAAAGCGAAAGTAAATGAAAAGGTTAATGCCGACaattacaatacatttattggaactaatacaattataattatacaattatcaAGACAAACAATGGCAAAGAAATAGAGCTGCGACATCTGTATATTTGACAATTATTAGAATCTTGCTACTGTATTTTAAGATTTTGACCCACCTAGAAGACGTTTTACCGTCGAAAATTGTGCGAAGAAGAAATCCATGCATCAGCTCTACCTCCGAGGAAACCAATAGGTATCTCTATTTGTTaagtaatatttttcattatttcgtCAAATAGAATATAAACGAGTCTAAACTAATAAACTCgttaaacaatgttatatattaaaattacaaagaGAGTACCATTCTGAAGCATACATTTCCTCAACGTTATAAGTTATTACCTATGAAGTTATATTTATGCATGCGCGAGTACTAAAACCTTTTTCAGAGGAAGTATATGCTGATAATAGTGAGTCCGAGATATTCGATGATTGTATCATTACTGATCAACCTCACAAGGAAAGCAAAAGTAATGTATTAATATACTGAATAGGTGATTATACCTACCTTCATACTTACATACTTACATACCTGCCTGCCTATCTGCCTGCCTTTTATCCATTAGTACATTAATCAATCCATTAATCAATCCATATCGTTAATCTTCATTTGTgttacatatttgtttgttgaatttggaagttaatatatttttatgattttattagttatcaagttatttttcaatatttttttcaatatattgctGTTTCTTACTACTTCCTGTGTTTCATCCTTGGTTACACGTTATCACGTGCATACTTGAACTGGagaaacaaaatttataaaagtatGCCCTTTTAGATTCAGTTAGACTTGAAACCTGGGAAATACCATCTTCACCAGATCACACAACCACCGCTTTAAAACTACCAAGCCTCTCAGCAGAAACAGCATTGCTAGATGAAGACTTTACATATAGCGAATCATCGAAGAAAGTTCAAACAGAGATAACTGAGCAGAACGAAGTAAACACTACTTTCACTAGACAAAAAATGCCGACACAAGTTGAGACACGAAAGCCGGTCCGGAATTCTTCATCTGTACAATTACTTAAAGATAGTCCAAGTTTGAAAGACCTCGCTGAAGCTGATTGCGGAATTCTTTCAATTGAGACGGAACGATTTGAACGAGCAAAGGAACTTTTACAAAGAGAACTAGAGCAACTAGAGGatataaagaaattgaaacagGACATAACTGAAATGGGAGCAAAGAAAGTACAAGTTGTGAAAGATGTTTACATTGTCGATAAAAGATACTTAGCTTTGCAGGAAGATATAAGAGGTAATGGAATATATCTTTGCTCTTTGTTTGTCAAATAAAGTTcagattaaatttaaaactggAGATGAGAAAGGGACATTTGTGATTGTTTGCATATGTCAAAAAGGTATTGCTCTGTTTTTATAAGTGTTTGCTCTTTAACGCTGTATcaggtgtgtttttttaaagctatTACAGAAGGCAAGGATCATATGGAAGTTTTAGACGAGCAATATTCGGATAAAGGAATTTATTCTGCAAAGCAATGTTCACATGCTATGTTTGGAAAAGAAACAACAGAAAACACACAAGTTACAGACTTGACAAATGGCGCATACAGACGAGTGGTAAAACCCTTCAATCGAAAATTCGATTCGTTCAAGGATTCAGCTGTTTATATGTCTGACATGGGAACCGTGTATGAGGAACCAAAAACTGAACtggtttttttattgaatacattatCCTTGTCCCCATTGCTTTGCAAACTTATAGtttcatacttatattttttctaaTCGTTTTAAGTATAATTGACACTGCTTTAGCCAACatttagaaatattatttacGCAAATTTGATGAAGTCCTGTTACACATTTGACCAATGACGCAGTGCGCTTCCAGTCCGATTGCATGTATGTAAAATCCTCAATCGTTTGACTACATCCTTTATCGAGGATTTGAAGAATGTACAGTATTTGTATAGCTACTATATTAAAGCTTTGTTTGTTTCGATGGGTCGGTGCAATACACTTTCGGCCAATTCACCACACATTGACGGAAACTAAcaaaacaatgctatttttgGACTTAGTTAATCTTGTATTGACGACTTTTCTTTCGGTTCGACATTTCTTTAACCATCTGTCAGTCTTGTTCTGGCGTGTTACTTCAACAAATGAAGTCATTATAAAGGGTTACTTCAGAAGAATTGATTATTAATTTAGCTTCATATTAAGGTTggatttttaaatttgtaaaatattcaataaataattggaCGTAGAAATTGTCTCAGAAGGAAATACTAAAAATGTATCAAAACGTATTGCTTTGTTCTCATTAGTGTTTGCTATTTTACGCTTCTTGTATAAGgtgtttttaaagcaattacAGAAGGCAATGTTGATATGGAAGTTTAAGACGAGAATTTTCTGATAACGGATTTTATTCAGTAAGGCAATTGTTACAGACCATGTAAGAAAAAGAAACCGCACGAAACGAACAAGTTACAGACCGGACAAATGGCGCATACAGACGAGTGGAAAAAACCCTTCAATCGATATTTTCATTCGTTCAAGGATTCAGCTGTTTATTTGTCTGACATGGCAATCGTGTATGAGGAACCAAAATCTGAAGAGGACTAGAAGGTTTTTCAGTAACTTAATCATCCTTGTCCTCATTGTCCAACTTTTCATAGTCATTTTTTTATCTAACCGTTTTTAATATTAGTGACAGTGCTTTGACTaacatttagaaatattttaaagcaagTTTGAAACGTACTTTTACCCATTGGATCATAGACGCTGGGCGTTTCCAGTCTGATTACTACTATGTAATATCATCAATACACTTGACTACATATTTTTTCGTGGATTTGCAGAATGTCCCGTACTTGAAAAACTACTATATTAAAGCTTTGTTCATTTTGTTCGGTCGATGCAATAGACTTTCAACCGATACACCTCATATTGCcggtaaataaaaaaacagttctATAGTTGGACTAAGTAAGTCATTTAAGGTAATACATTATAGTTCCTCTGACATCCATGTTATGTAACTGCGTTGTCCGGCGACTTTCGTCATCCATTGAGGACTTTTCTTCCGAAACAAGTTCGACATTTCTTTGAACATCTACCCATCTCGTTCTCGCGTGTAACTTTAGATAGTAATGTCATTATAAAAGGTAACTtcataagaaataataatttatttagcTCAAAGTAGAAATTGTCACTAATTAAAATACCTATACTATGTCAAACCTACCTATTTGAAAAGGATATCCCAAACTGATAAGTCATTGGTACGTACGTTTACGTGCTGCTTTCAGTGAAGTAGCACAAGTAGCACTCGATTAATAACGTTAATCATGACGTGTATTATATGCATGCACTATTTCATTgtgtaataataacaatgtataTTGGCATTTCGCTTACATGCATGTCCAACTTATGTTAAGCATGTCATTGCGAGcagtattaaaacatgtatagtCTCAGTTGTTACCATGACCGTAATGGAAGTAGTGCTGTACCCTAAGTAACACGagtaatattttcaatgatgtagGGGAGATTAATTCACTAAAccttaaaatatgatatttctttttacaCCCCCTTAAAATAATCATACATGTTGTTATATTCCACTAACATTGCGTATTTGCTGTTACATCCTTTGTGTtatcaaatgacatttttactACTTTTGAATTTATCTTTGTTCAAATTTATTGTTATGGTTCTCGCTAATAAATGCTGTATATTTGCATGCactatttcatttgtaataattacaatgtatattGGCATTTCGCTTACATGCATGTCCAACTTATGTTAAGCATGTCATTGCGAGcagtattaaaacatgtatagtatCGATTGTTACCATGACCGTAATGGAAGTAGTGCTG
The sequence above is drawn from the Mya arenaria isolate MELC-2E11 chromosome 14, ASM2691426v1 genome and encodes:
- the LOC128216158 gene encoding uncharacterized protein LOC128216158, whose protein sequence is MLITCVDVKQILPYLTFVEYPQSYRNIANSKSGREAIKTLIEDLQKSKELGRWTQFVEALERCGYEYVIKCLKGQLVKDNSCQKEFLKIMSVVIRKYITPTELTPFLWAHGVINDEDKQRIECQQTAHGEIQAADMLLEIIPTKIENWYRLFVDSLLAAKLTDVAKLLDIPEIMDIPTAGQKSSPGKTELALSKSVPENRCANPEKPIQALENLSTIVYFPEGTNDDDEVYKQGRLSNLQLFETYEEQYEDTNDSVRLETWEIPSSPDHTTTALKLPSLSAETALLDEDFTYSESSKKVQTEITEQNEVNTTFTRQKMPTQVETRKPVRNSSSVQLLKDSPSLKDLAEADCGILSIETERFERAKELLQRELEQLEDIKKLKQDITEMGAKKDSAVYLSDMAIVYEEPKSEED